A section of the Paenibacillus aurantius genome encodes:
- a CDS encoding GerAB/ArcD/ProY family transporter — MTNHQLFSLIVLFELGSSIVIGLAVRAKQDAWLAVLAGLLGGLVLLTLYVLILRLCPGMSLTQCFVKAFGRYIGRPLAFAYCVYFLYLSARVLRDFGALLLTSALPDTPMSAVNLIMILVILYGAVLGIGALARAGEIFLYICVLIALLGVIVLLFSNVIKLENFLPILENGWGPVWSAAFPQAVTFPFGEVIVFTMFSPYLIHTRGAIRTAYRGMIVSGLILAFVTALNIGALGTFGLTNAVFPLLKTTALIKVGNFLQRLEAFTILLLIVGGYFKIVLFFLGGVLGLGEILFDGKPGKFSKGMCGLLALAVWSVSLLMARSFPEHAKVGLDIVPRYVHIPMQMIIPVLLLLMLYVRKLIQGKGQGRSAP, encoded by the coding sequence ATGACCAACCACCAGTTGTTTTCCCTCATCGTTCTGTTTGAGTTGGGGAGCTCCATTGTCATCGGCCTGGCCGTCCGTGCCAAGCAGGATGCCTGGCTGGCCGTTCTTGCCGGCCTGCTTGGCGGACTCGTGCTTCTGACGCTCTATGTCTTGATTCTAAGGCTCTGCCCCGGCATGAGTTTGACCCAATGCTTCGTGAAAGCCTTTGGCCGCTATATCGGGCGACCGCTTGCTTTTGCGTATTGCGTTTATTTTCTCTATCTCTCGGCAAGGGTTCTGCGGGACTTTGGGGCCTTGCTGCTCACCTCCGCCCTGCCGGATACGCCCATGTCCGCCGTCAACCTGATCATGATCCTCGTCATCCTTTACGGTGCGGTTCTGGGAATAGGGGCCCTTGCCCGTGCGGGAGAAATTTTTCTGTATATCTGTGTGCTTATTGCTCTGCTTGGCGTGATCGTGCTCCTCTTCTCCAATGTGATCAAACTGGAAAACTTCCTGCCTATCCTCGAGAACGGATGGGGCCCGGTTTGGTCAGCGGCTTTTCCCCAAGCGGTCACTTTTCCGTTTGGCGAGGTTATTGTGTTTACCATGTTCAGTCCCTACCTCATCCACACCCGTGGGGCAATTCGGACCGCCTACCGGGGGATGATCGTCAGTGGACTTATCCTGGCCTTTGTGACCGCCCTTAACATCGGGGCTCTCGGCACTTTCGGCTTAACCAACGCCGTCTTTCCTCTCCTCAAAACGACCGCCCTCATTAAGGTCGGAAATTTCCTTCAAAGGCTGGAGGCCTTTACCATTCTTCTGCTTATCGTGGGAGGCTATTTCAAGATTGTGCTCTTCTTTCTCGGGGGCGTGCTCGGACTCGGCGAAATCCTTTTTGACGGTAAGCCGGGAAAGTTCAGCAAGGGAATGTGTGGGCTGCTGGCCCTGGCCGTTTGGTCGGTTTCCCTTCTCATGGCGCGGAGCTTTCCGGAGCATGCTAAAGTCGGTCTCGACATCGTCCCGCGTTATGTGCATATTCCTATGCAAATGATCATCCCTGTTCTGCTGCTCCTAATGCTCTATGTCCGCAAGCTAATCCAAGGCAAAGGCCAAGGGAGGTCTGCTCCATGA
- a CDS encoding helix-turn-helix domain-containing protein, which yields MVDNHNDPAANHAAPNPGVLIADHYNRAFGYTTRRPRGTRDWLITCTIGGEGRFRLNGRLFSCRSGDIAILKPGTPHDYEAAEGEGWEFVWAHFVPPPYWGRAVQLPEEENGLIFLALEDEALHRRILQAFERLILDARTWKGGEELAMNGLHEVFLLLSRKFAAREGPVLDERVEKVLQRMTESLQEPHSVASLAEEVHLSASRLAHLFKEHMGDSLMETLLQLRLRHAAKLLAFTRRPVSEIAESVGFASPFYFTKQFRTFYGCPPTRYRREQSL from the coding sequence ATGGTCGATAACCATAACGATCCTGCTGCGAATCACGCCGCCCCCAATCCGGGTGTCCTGATCGCCGATCATTATAACCGGGCCTTCGGGTACACGACCCGCAGGCCGAGGGGGACCCGGGACTGGCTGATCACCTGCACCATCGGCGGGGAAGGCCGCTTCCGCCTGAACGGAAGGCTGTTCTCCTGCCGGAGCGGGGACATTGCCATCCTTAAGCCGGGAACTCCCCACGATTACGAAGCGGCCGAGGGAGAAGGCTGGGAGTTTGTGTGGGCCCACTTTGTTCCCCCGCCTTATTGGGGAAGAGCCGTTCAGCTGCCGGAAGAGGAGAATGGGCTCATCTTTCTGGCGCTGGAGGACGAAGCCCTTCACCGGCGAATTCTGCAGGCATTCGAAAGGCTCATTCTTGATGCGAGAACATGGAAAGGCGGCGAGGAGCTTGCCATGAACGGTCTTCATGAAGTCTTCCTTCTCCTCTCACGGAAATTCGCCGCCCGGGAAGGGCCGGTGCTGGACGAGCGGGTGGAGAAGGTGCTTCAGCGGATGACCGAAAGCCTCCAGGAGCCGCATTCGGTAGCCTCCTTGGCGGAAGAGGTTCATCTCTCGGCGTCCCGGCTCGCTCACCTGTTCAAGGAGCATATGGGCGACTCCCTCATGGAAACCCTGCTGCAGCTCCGTCTCCGCCACGCCGCCAAGCTGCTAGCGTTCACCCGCCGGCCGGTGTCAGAGATTGCGGAGAGCGTCGGCTTCGCGAGCCCTTTTTACTTTACCAAGCAGTTCCGGACCTTCTATGGCTGCCCCCCGACCCGCTACCGCAGGGAACAGTCTTTATGA
- a CDS encoding LCP family protein — protein sequence MRNRRQPRKTLRKVIITLFIGMALAAGGAAAYAGYLYTKANDALDKMAGSQPSAGAEEKADDSRKWRPMTFLLTGIDSREGSGGTMNMDVMMLAALNPETHKMTVVSLPRDMLLKSKHHGRHKANYFFPYFYNQDKNTALQETKRFFSDMLEVPIDYMAVIDFDGFSRTVDELGGLKLDVDMDMKYTDHADGTDINLRKGLQELDGKQTLDFVRYRKSNEGTGESSDLERNTRQQQVIKGLLDKLTSLGGISKWGGVLDIAGESVQTDIPAQELKQWILSFKKLKPEQIQFEHPGGIWDSPYLLMHQNELEDALRAYRAELGLPAESSSTGDLSKAVGVSGMSTGSDEPEGENGGASSGAGEDNGSGRGTDSEKSGRRS from the coding sequence ATGAGGAACCGAAGACAGCCCCGAAAAACCTTACGCAAAGTAATCATTACGTTATTCATAGGGATGGCGCTGGCGGCCGGAGGCGCAGCCGCTTACGCTGGCTATCTGTATACGAAGGCCAACGACGCGCTGGATAAAATGGCCGGCAGCCAACCGAGCGCCGGTGCGGAGGAGAAGGCGGACGACTCCCGGAAGTGGAGGCCAATGACTTTTTTGCTGACCGGAATTGACAGCCGGGAAGGAAGCGGAGGGACCATGAACATGGATGTCATGATGCTGGCCGCGCTTAATCCCGAGACTCATAAAATGACCGTTGTCTCTCTGCCCCGCGACATGCTGCTGAAGTCCAAGCATCACGGTCGGCACAAGGCCAACTATTTCTTTCCTTACTTCTATAACCAGGACAAGAACACCGCTCTCCAGGAAACCAAACGTTTCTTCAGCGACATGCTGGAGGTCCCCATCGATTATATGGCGGTCATCGACTTTGACGGCTTCAGCCGGACGGTCGACGAGCTGGGGGGGCTGAAGCTGGACGTGGACATGGACATGAAATACACGGACCACGCGGACGGAACGGATATCAACCTGCGCAAAGGCCTGCAGGAGCTGGACGGCAAACAGACGCTGGACTTTGTCCGGTACCGCAAGTCCAATGAAGGGACCGGGGAGTCGTCCGATCTGGAACGAAACACCCGCCAGCAGCAGGTGATAAAGGGACTTCTCGATAAGCTGACCTCCCTGGGAGGGATATCCAAATGGGGCGGCGTTCTCGACATTGCCGGGGAAAGCGTGCAAACCGATATTCCCGCCCAGGAGCTGAAGCAATGGATTCTGTCCTTCAAGAAGCTTAAGCCGGAGCAAATCCAGTTTGAGCATCCCGGGGGGATATGGGACAGCCCCTATCTGCTCATGCACCAGAACGAGCTGGAGGATGCGCTGCGCGCTTACAGAGCGGAGCTTGGCCTGCCGGCGGAAAGTTCCTCTACCGGAGACCTCTCCAAGGCGGTTGGCGTGAGCGGCATGAGCACCGGGTCTGACGAGCCGGAAGGGGAGAACGGCGGAGCCTCCTCGGGAGCGGGAGAGGATAACGGGTCCGGTCGAGGGACGGATTCAGAAAAGTCCGGAAGGCGTTCCTAA
- the cmpA gene encoding cortex morphogenetic protein CmpA, translating to MPQWLSNQLMRAFHAKNRRKIRLLNDCWFFYRTRETGQTEQVK from the coding sequence ATGCCTCAATGGCTTTCCAATCAGCTGATGCGGGCCTTTCATGCGAAGAACCGCCGTAAAATCCGTTTGCTGAACGATTGCTGGTTTTTCTACCGTACCCGGGAGACCGGGCAGACGGAACAGGTCAAATAG
- a CDS encoding Lin0512 family protein, protein MDKVIFIELGTGIDLHGQDVTKAAVRAVKNAIHHNSMPGLRAMLPGNSLHNMKVRVKLAVPCDKEQLDVEQVKAVLPYGEVTVELMDGGMLTTSGVVLEDKNDKNDLIYVVNASVEVGY, encoded by the coding sequence ATGGACAAAGTGATCTTCATTGAGCTAGGCACGGGCATCGATCTGCATGGGCAGGATGTGACGAAAGCGGCCGTTCGGGCCGTGAAGAACGCCATTCACCACAACTCCATGCCCGGCCTGCGGGCGATGCTCCCCGGCAACAGCCTTCATAATATGAAGGTTCGGGTGAAGCTGGCGGTTCCCTGTGACAAGGAGCAGCTGGATGTGGAGCAGGTGAAGGCGGTTCTCCCTTACGGGGAGGTAACCGTCGAGCTGATGGACGGCGGCATGCTCACGACAAGCGGCGTGGTGCTTGAAGACAAGAACGACAAGAACGATCTGATTTATGTGGTCAACGCCTCCGTGGAGGTCGGCTATTGA
- a CDS encoding GerAB/ArcD/ProY family transporter: MKADGQISTRQLFILTVVFVIGTSILVAPSVLISVAREDAWIAAMLGGAVGTGTTLLYGWVGIRMRGSTLMEFTGRLLGRWTAKVLAVLIFGYVYFTCALILQNTADFVTGEILPDTPDWAVEVIFLAVVVMAVWMGLQPLARTAEIFFPWILLLILIIYVLLLPDVNLQKIRPILGEGILPVAKVSALLWAFPFLQLFLFLLIFHHVGNPEKGKKAMLAGSAVGSVVLVILMFLSIAVMGSPLMELRLYPTFTLARKINIGNFLTRIEVVLAGAWFLSSFLKLSITYYTGIKVLTALFNLANGRWLIAPLAALMMYLAHVTNPNILFSLKVYSQFLLYPSILLGFVYPLLLLVLSFFHGKQGRGKGGRKRAEET; this comes from the coding sequence ATGAAAGCGGATGGGCAAATCTCGACCCGGCAGCTGTTTATCCTGACTGTGGTCTTCGTCATAGGGACCTCCATTCTGGTAGCTCCCTCGGTCCTTATTTCGGTAGCCCGGGAGGATGCCTGGATTGCTGCGATGCTGGGGGGGGCGGTTGGAACGGGGACGACCCTGTTGTACGGGTGGGTGGGGATACGGATGAGGGGAAGCACGCTGATGGAATTTACGGGTCGGCTCCTTGGCCGCTGGACAGCCAAAGTTCTAGCCGTGCTGATCTTTGGGTATGTTTATTTCACCTGCGCCTTAATCCTGCAAAACACCGCAGACTTCGTTACGGGGGAAATCCTGCCCGATACGCCCGACTGGGCGGTAGAGGTTATTTTCCTGGCCGTCGTGGTGATGGCCGTCTGGATGGGCCTTCAGCCGCTTGCCCGGACGGCCGAAATTTTCTTTCCCTGGATTCTGCTCCTTATCCTGATCATTTATGTTCTTCTTCTACCAGATGTAAATCTTCAGAAAATCAGACCCATTCTGGGGGAGGGAATCCTCCCGGTTGCCAAGGTGTCGGCTTTGCTGTGGGCGTTCCCTTTTCTCCAGTTGTTCCTTTTTCTCCTTATTTTCCACCATGTGGGAAATCCCGAAAAGGGGAAGAAGGCGATGCTTGCAGGATCTGCTGTGGGAAGCGTGGTTCTCGTCATTTTGATGTTTTTGAGCATTGCCGTCATGGGATCCCCTTTAATGGAATTGAGGCTGTACCCAACGTTTACGCTGGCTCGCAAAATCAACATTGGCAACTTTCTGACAAGGATTGAAGTCGTGCTTGCCGGTGCCTGGTTTCTGTCCAGCTTTCTGAAGCTTTCCATTACGTACTATACGGGAATCAAGGTGCTGACCGCTCTCTTTAATCTGGCTAACGGGCGTTGGCTTATTGCTCCCTTGGCCGCTCTTATGATGTACCTGGCCCATGTCACCAACCCCAATATTCTGTTTAGCCTGAAGGTATACTCCCAGTTTCTGCTTTACCCGAGCATCCTTCTGGGCTTCGTTTATCCCCTTCTTCTGCTGGTGCTATCCTTCTTCCATGGGAAGCAGGGAAGAGGAAAGGGGGGGCGAAAGAGAGCGGAGGAGACCTGA
- a CDS encoding hydrolase/acyltransferase, which yields MAQMRYGLLQLGESLEFVEMPATHMYQLTALNRRLHKEIEKLTADRVPALPRMAAECDNLEVIDQVYPVTNGLEYINRLEEAFAAIPEKEYPLVSLLTEIRALQAQLEQWYEEEAELS from the coding sequence ATGGCACAGATGAGATATGGACTGCTTCAGCTTGGAGAATCGCTGGAATTTGTGGAAATGCCCGCTACCCACATGTACCAGCTGACCGCCTTGAACCGCCGCCTGCACAAGGAAATCGAGAAACTGACGGCCGACCGGGTTCCGGCGCTGCCCCGCATGGCGGCGGAATGCGACAACCTCGAGGTCATCGACCAGGTTTACCCGGTAACGAACGGCCTGGAGTATATCAACCGACTGGAGGAGGCGTTCGCCGCCATCCCCGAGAAAGAGTACCCTCTCGTGTCCCTGCTGACCGAAATCCGCGCCCTTCAGGCCCAGCTGGAGCAATGGTACGAGGAAGAAGCCGAGCTGTCTTAA
- the corA gene encoding magnesium/cobalt transporter CorA yields MLVYHTSTGQVTNEKVRVPAEGEVAWIRLYQPDEKEIQYVLEELFHCHPLLVEDCIKFNQRPKLDRYKTNVFLTFYSFRRKELKPVEMAHVLGSNYVITIYKEELPFLEKLYREFEQVEDRMKHAGDILYHILDHCVDEYSELTTEIQEDAERLERAIYRNPNVRIAQDIFRQKRHLQKARRILVEEKTILSTISHQNLSFTRQETDVYFIDIYDHISRVIDTVDIYRESTSGLLELQMAMKSDRMNEIMKTLTIISSIFLPLTFIVGLYGMNFKHMPELEWKYGYAYVVVIMAAVAAAMWIFYKRKKWL; encoded by the coding sequence ATGCTCGTTTATCATACATCCACTGGCCAGGTTACCAATGAGAAGGTCCGCGTTCCCGCTGAAGGGGAAGTGGCCTGGATCCGGCTGTACCAGCCCGATGAGAAGGAAATCCAGTACGTGCTGGAGGAGCTCTTCCACTGCCATCCCCTGCTCGTGGAGGACTGCATCAAATTCAACCAGCGGCCCAAGCTCGACCGGTACAAAACGAACGTGTTCCTTACGTTCTACTCTTTCCGGCGCAAGGAGCTTAAGCCGGTGGAAATGGCCCATGTACTAGGAAGCAATTACGTTATCACCATCTACAAAGAAGAGCTGCCTTTTCTCGAGAAGCTTTACCGGGAATTCGAGCAGGTCGAAGACCGGATGAAGCACGCCGGCGATATTCTCTATCACATTCTCGATCACTGCGTGGACGAATACAGCGAGCTCACCACCGAGATTCAGGAGGATGCGGAAAGACTCGAGCGGGCCATTTACCGCAACCCGAACGTACGGATCGCCCAGGACATTTTCCGGCAGAAACGACACCTGCAGAAGGCAAGGCGCATCCTGGTCGAGGAGAAAACGATCCTCAGCACGATCAGCCATCAGAATTTGTCGTTTACCCGCCAGGAAACCGACGTCTACTTCATCGACATTTACGATCACATTTCCCGTGTCATCGACACGGTCGACATTTACCGCGAATCGACTTCAGGCCTGCTGGAGCTGCAGATGGCCATGAAGTCGGACCGGATGAATGAGATCATGAAGACGCTCACGATCATCTCCTCTATCTTCCTGCCGCTGACGTTTATCGTCGGCCTGTACGGGATGAACTTCAAGCATATGCCGGAGCTCGAGTGGAAATACGGCTACGCCTACGTCGTGGTCATCATGGCCGCGGTCGCCGCCGCGATGTGGATTTTCTACAAGCGGAAAAAATGGCTCTAG
- a CDS encoding Ger(x)C family spore germination protein: MIKKGLRLFVLLSLLTPLLTGCWSRRELDMLAISSAFGLDKEGDRYQVSVQIVNPGAVASKKNGSGRAPVVTYRTDGRSVLEAIRRMTTEAPRKIYGAHLRVIVLGENLAKEGIAQALDLLFRDQEVRGDFYIVITKGVSVQTVLQTMTTLEPIPANDLFTSLEMSEKAWAATGSITLDDLVSDIVSKGKEPVLTGVQVRGNREKGISKENTEKARSDAILAYSGMAAFRKDKLVGWLSENESKGFNYSQGQVRSTLVTVPCPSGEKSPDNMGIQVVRTKRKLKARMENGRPVIDLAIKGDAIVSESGCKADLSKLETLAALEQETDKDITEKIEKALTRARKLKTDIFGFGEVIHRSYPAYWKGVKDQWDKEFPELPVRVKVDIAIKRTGESIQSIEQKMRAD, translated from the coding sequence ATGATAAAAAAAGGACTCCGCCTCTTCGTCCTTCTTAGCCTGCTTACCCCTTTGCTCACGGGGTGCTGGAGCCGCCGGGAGCTGGATATGCTGGCCATCTCCTCCGCTTTCGGCCTGGACAAAGAGGGAGACCGGTACCAGGTATCGGTTCAGATCGTCAACCCGGGTGCCGTGGCGAGCAAAAAGAACGGAAGCGGCCGTGCTCCGGTCGTGACCTACCGGACGGATGGCCGCTCGGTGCTGGAGGCCATCCGCCGGATGACCACCGAAGCCCCCCGCAAAATTTACGGCGCCCACCTTCGCGTCATCGTCCTCGGGGAAAATCTGGCGAAGGAAGGGATCGCGCAGGCTTTGGATCTGCTTTTTCGCGACCAGGAGGTCCGGGGAGATTTCTATATCGTGATCACGAAGGGCGTCTCGGTCCAAACGGTCCTGCAGACGATGACTACTTTGGAGCCGATCCCGGCAAACGATCTCTTTACCTCCTTGGAAATGTCCGAGAAGGCGTGGGCGGCGACCGGCAGCATAACGCTGGACGATCTGGTGTCGGATATCGTCAGCAAAGGCAAAGAGCCTGTCTTGACGGGTGTTCAAGTGAGGGGAAACCGGGAGAAGGGAATAAGTAAGGAGAATACGGAGAAGGCTCGCAGCGATGCCATCCTGGCCTATTCGGGCATGGCCGCTTTTCGCAAGGATAAGCTTGTCGGTTGGTTAAGCGAGAATGAAAGCAAGGGCTTCAACTACAGCCAGGGGCAAGTGAGAAGTACACTGGTAACGGTCCCCTGCCCTTCCGGCGAAAAGAGTCCCGACAATATGGGTATTCAGGTGGTCCGGACCAAACGCAAGCTCAAAGCCCGGATGGAGAACGGCCGCCCCGTCATCGACCTGGCCATCAAGGGAGACGCGATTGTTTCGGAATCCGGCTGCAAGGCCGATTTGTCCAAGCTGGAGACCCTCGCGGCTCTCGAGCAGGAAACCGATAAGGACATCACCGAGAAAATTGAGAAGGCCCTAACCCGCGCCCGAAAGCTGAAGACCGATATTTTCGGCTTCGGGGAGGTCATCCACCGGTCCTATCCCGCCTACTGGAAGGGAGTCAAGGATCAGTGGGATAAGGAATTTCCCGAGCTTCCCGTCCGGGTGAAGGTGGACATCGCGATCAAACGCACGGGAGAGTCCATCCAGTCGATTGAACAGAAGATGAGGGCCGATTAA
- a CDS encoding spore germination protein, with the protein MNKLFSLFQKVKKRVPGTEPNAVPPKPKPPVPLEDSIKNVFQEVTHRFGNSPDIVSRRIYLGEPPGIPVGILYVKGLTDATQLIQSLLADRIVWDGEKSYPPAKAISYLKHVVITVSEVNEIGDYDEMMHALFSGQTILLVEGINRALSVSTEGGARRGVEEPSTQSVIRGPREGFTETIDVNTAMVRRKIRDPRLWIENQRIGKVTHTRVALMYIKGLADEGVLKEVRHRLSRIDIDGILESGYIEEMIQDAPFSPFPTLFNTERPDTAAAWLLEGHVAVFVDGTPFILLAPALFNQYFHAPEDSYQRADFAALLRLLRFLCFFIALLAPSLYIAITTFHQELLPTPLLIGLAGQREGVPFPAFVEALAMEITFEILREASVRMPKTIGQSVSIVGTLVIGQAAVEAGLVSPAMVIIVSITAISNFVIPAFSMGISIRMLRLLFMGLAASFGLFGLVICMIGMILHLTSLSSFGVPYMAPFAPFMPAEQKDSLIRLPRWAMFSRPRMSTDNNLIREENTAAQPQKEDHA; encoded by the coding sequence ATGAACAAGCTGTTTTCTCTCTTCCAAAAGGTCAAAAAAAGAGTGCCGGGAACCGAGCCTAACGCCGTGCCTCCCAAACCGAAGCCGCCGGTTCCTCTAGAGGACAGCATAAAAAACGTCTTCCAGGAGGTGACTCACCGGTTTGGGAATAGTCCCGACATTGTATCCCGACGCATTTACCTGGGAGAGCCGCCGGGCATTCCGGTTGGCATCCTGTACGTCAAAGGATTGACGGATGCCACCCAGCTGATCCAATCCCTCCTCGCGGACCGGATCGTTTGGGACGGGGAGAAGTCCTACCCCCCTGCCAAAGCCATCTCCTATCTGAAGCATGTCGTCATTACGGTTTCCGAGGTTAATGAAATCGGCGACTACGATGAGATGATGCATGCGTTGTTTTCGGGACAAACGATTCTTCTCGTGGAGGGAATCAACCGGGCCTTGTCCGTCTCCACCGAGGGAGGGGCACGAAGGGGCGTGGAGGAGCCGAGCACGCAGTCGGTCATCCGCGGCCCCCGCGAGGGCTTTACGGAGACAATCGACGTCAATACCGCCATGGTCCGGCGTAAAATCAGAGATCCGCGCCTGTGGATCGAGAATCAAAGGATCGGGAAGGTCACCCATACCCGGGTAGCGCTTATGTATATCAAAGGGCTTGCCGACGAAGGCGTGCTTAAAGAAGTCCGCCACCGGCTAAGCCGTATCGACATCGACGGCATCCTGGAAAGCGGGTATATCGAGGAAATGATTCAGGACGCCCCCTTTAGCCCCTTCCCTACGCTTTTCAACACGGAACGCCCCGATACGGCGGCGGCCTGGCTTCTCGAAGGGCATGTGGCGGTCTTCGTGGACGGAACACCTTTTATTCTGCTTGCTCCGGCTTTGTTCAACCAGTACTTTCACGCACCAGAGGACTCGTACCAGCGGGCGGACTTCGCGGCGCTTCTGCGGCTGCTCCGGTTTCTGTGCTTTTTCATCGCTCTTCTGGCACCGTCCTTGTATATTGCCATCACGACGTTTCACCAGGAGCTGCTGCCGACTCCCCTTCTTATCGGCCTAGCTGGCCAGCGGGAAGGAGTCCCCTTCCCCGCCTTTGTGGAAGCCCTGGCCATGGAGATCACCTTCGAGATTCTCCGCGAGGCGAGCGTCCGGATGCCCAAAACGATCGGCCAGTCCGTTTCCATTGTCGGTACCCTCGTCATCGGACAGGCGGCCGTGGAGGCCGGTCTCGTTTCTCCGGCGATGGTCATCATCGTCTCCATTACCGCCATTTCAAACTTCGTCATTCCGGCATTCAGCATGGGGATCTCCATCCGGATGCTCCGCCTGCTCTTTATGGGGCTAGCGGCCTCCTTCGGCCTGTTCGGTCTCGTCATCTGCATGATTGGCATGATTCTGCATTTGACCAGCCTGAGCTCCTTCGGGGTTCCCTACATGGCTCCCTTCGCTCCCTTTATGCCGGCGGAGCAAAAGGATTCACTTATCAGGCTTCCTCGCTGGGCCATGTTCTCCCGCCCCCGCATGAGTACGGACAATAACCTTATCCGTGAGGAAAACACGGCGGCCCAGCCCCAAAAGGAGGACCACGCATGA
- a CDS encoding SprT family protein yields the protein MNDQQLQEWVERVSLHSFGRPFRHRATFNSRLRSTGGRYFTKSHNIEISTRQFEVFGTEEVEKIIKHELCHYHLHLERKGYKHQDADFKTLLRRVGGSRFCSALPQAKTRETYKYRLRCTACSMEYLRKRRVDPGRYVCGKCRGRLILEPLDLAAKP from the coding sequence ATGAACGACCAACAGCTGCAGGAGTGGGTGGAGCGGGTTTCCCTTCATTCGTTCGGCCGGCCGTTCCGCCACCGGGCGACCTTCAACAGCAGACTTCGTTCCACGGGCGGCCGCTACTTTACGAAATCCCACAACATCGAGATCAGCACGCGCCAGTTCGAGGTATTCGGGACCGAAGAGGTCGAGAAGATCATCAAGCATGAGCTGTGCCACTATCATCTCCACTTGGAGCGCAAAGGGTACAAGCACCAGGATGCCGATTTCAAAACCTTGCTCCGCCGGGTAGGCGGCTCCCGGTTCTGCTCCGCGCTGCCTCAGGCCAAAACGAGGGAGACGTACAAATACCGCCTGCGGTGCACGGCCTGCTCGATGGAATATTTACGCAAAAGAAGGGTGGATCCCGGCCGTTACGTCTGCGGAAAATGCCGCGGTAGGCTGATTCTGGAACCGCTTGACTTGGCCGCCAAACCGTGA
- a CDS encoding phytanoyl-CoA dioxygenase family protein yields the protein MATGTKITVEDKKHYDEEGFLIVKGLVSTEEAEGLREHFMKLQAGGPIPGCFSPVPEGEAKDILQRYPRMMHPHKVDELSMKMMLDGRILDVLRELLEEEPLAAQSMFYFKPPGAKGQALHQDNFYLKVEPGTCIAAWIAVDDADEENGGMFLVPKSNALEVLCPHLADPAVSFTRDEVDVPDGLQPVPARMKAGDVLFFNGSMIHGSYPNTSEDRFRRAFISHYTGVSTTRIGQYYTPLYEASGKPIDRDANPTSGPCGTEHNQGGVYQPH from the coding sequence ATGGCGACAGGCACCAAAATCACAGTTGAGGATAAAAAGCATTACGACGAAGAAGGCTTCCTTATTGTAAAAGGGCTCGTGTCCACGGAGGAAGCGGAAGGGCTGCGGGAGCATTTTATGAAGCTCCAAGCGGGAGGCCCGATTCCCGGATGCTTCAGCCCCGTTCCCGAGGGAGAAGCCAAGGATATTCTGCAGCGTTATCCGAGGATGATGCATCCCCACAAGGTGGATGAGCTTTCGATGAAGATGATGCTGGACGGCCGGATTCTGGACGTACTGAGGGAACTCCTGGAGGAGGAGCCCCTTGCCGCCCAGAGCATGTTCTACTTCAAACCGCCCGGAGCGAAGGGCCAGGCTCTGCACCAGGACAACTTCTACTTGAAGGTGGAGCCGGGCACCTGCATCGCCGCCTGGATCGCCGTGGATGATGCGGACGAGGAGAACGGAGGAATGTTCCTCGTTCCGAAATCGAACGCCTTGGAGGTGCTCTGCCCTCATTTGGCGGACCCGGCCGTATCTTTCACCCGGGATGAAGTCGATGTTCCGGACGGTCTTCAGCCCGTTCCCGCCCGGATGAAAGCGGGGGACGTGCTGTTCTTCAACGGGAGCATGATTCACGGCTCTTATCCCAACACCTCGGAGGACCGTTTTCGCCGGGCGTTCATCAGCCACTACACGGGAGTCTCCACCACCCGGATCGGACAGTACTATACTCCTCTCTATGAAGCGTCGGGAAAGCCGATCGACCGGGATGCGAATCCCACTTCCGGTCCGTGCGGCACCGAGCATAACCAGGGCGGGGTATACCAGCCTCATTAG